In one Halomarina ordinaria genomic region, the following are encoded:
- the rdfA gene encoding rod-determining factor RdfA — MSDQDDAAETRPSSKVARLIEEYDLGAAFGDRLERSWTAEGDERLSLRALADLFNERLLESAMRRAGLSTVDGEVDNFYRLLTADDVSSGMRTEARARLERDGVDVEQLERDFVTYQAIRSYLKEYRNAEYQGTSDEARVEGVADTIRRLTARLQSVTEGSLDQLRRTGRLTLGDFRLFVGVDVLCEDCGARYGVLDLLERGGCDCESD; from the coding sequence ATGAGCGACCAGGACGACGCGGCCGAAACCCGCCCGTCGAGCAAGGTAGCGCGACTCATCGAGGAGTACGACCTGGGGGCCGCCTTCGGTGACCGGCTCGAACGGTCGTGGACGGCCGAGGGCGACGAGCGACTCAGCCTCCGGGCCCTCGCGGACCTGTTCAACGAGCGCCTCCTCGAGAGCGCGATGCGACGGGCGGGGCTGTCGACGGTCGACGGCGAGGTGGACAACTTCTACCGGCTCCTGACGGCGGACGACGTGAGCAGCGGGATGCGGACCGAGGCGCGCGCGCGCCTCGAACGCGACGGCGTCGACGTCGAGCAACTGGAGCGCGACTTCGTCACCTACCAGGCCATCCGGTCGTACCTGAAGGAGTACCGGAACGCCGAGTACCAGGGGACGAGCGACGAGGCGCGAGTCGAGGGCGTGGCGGACACCATCCGACGGCTCACCGCCCGCCTCCAGTCGGTCACCGAGGGGAGCCTCGACCAGCTCCGACGGACCGGGCGGCTGACTCTCGGCGACTTCCGGCTGTTCGTCGGCGTCGACGTCCTCTGTGAGGACTGCGGCGCGCGATACGGGGTGCTCGACCTCCTGGAACGAGGGGGCTGCGACTGCGAGTCCGACTAA
- a CDS encoding S8 family peptidase: MPDYNRRMFLRLTGAAVGAAALGAGTAAGATGDDSRFLVDLREIAKSDVPSDVEVIHDLSQVDLLVARGDASAVGSAAATTPDVTVYRDDAGPAVERPGPTASGKSRSHNHDGPATNTELQWDKRVQDVGDLTDKPGGGAFVHDTTRGAGTRVAVVDSGVYDAHPDLADVVDADLSANFTTDGMDFRPNGAGSHGTHVAGTIAATNSNDGPDGGVLGTAPETELLSLRVFSGVEGATGDTLAALVYAAEQGCDAANISLGYPAPYIDPEEYPELLAIREAYRRVAEYARSQEMVIVNSAGNDALDMDAEGVLSLPTEVEGIFGVSATGPIGYGWGGKHSDNEEKWLTGDRLDEEPTTPAFYTNYGSAVDVSAGGGNADLDALDGGVEGAERDLVYSTVNTVEEDGSVTAGYGWKAGTSMAAPQVSGAVALVRSLRPDASAEAVERLIQETASDAPGGAEYHGAGHLDLERLVERAA, from the coding sequence GTGCCAGACTATAACAGACGGATGTTCCTTCGGCTCACGGGTGCTGCTGTCGGTGCGGCCGCACTCGGTGCCGGCACGGCTGCCGGAGCGACGGGCGACGACTCGCGGTTCCTCGTCGACCTCAGGGAGATAGCGAAGTCCGACGTTCCGAGCGACGTCGAAGTCATCCACGACCTCTCACAGGTGGACCTGCTGGTCGCGCGCGGTGACGCGAGCGCGGTCGGGTCGGCGGCGGCGACGACCCCCGACGTGACGGTCTACCGGGACGACGCCGGGCCGGCGGTCGAGCGTCCCGGGCCGACGGCGAGCGGGAAGAGCCGGAGCCACAACCACGACGGTCCGGCGACGAACACCGAACTCCAGTGGGACAAGCGCGTCCAGGACGTCGGCGACCTCACCGACAAACCCGGCGGCGGGGCGTTCGTCCACGACACCACGAGGGGCGCGGGGACGCGCGTCGCCGTGGTCGACTCCGGCGTCTACGACGCCCACCCCGACCTCGCGGACGTGGTCGACGCCGACCTCTCGGCGAACTTCACCACCGACGGCATGGATTTCCGGCCGAACGGCGCCGGCAGTCACGGGACCCACGTCGCCGGGACCATCGCGGCGACGAACAGCAACGACGGCCCAGACGGCGGCGTCCTCGGCACCGCCCCGGAGACCGAACTGCTCTCGCTGCGCGTCTTCTCCGGCGTCGAGGGGGCGACCGGCGACACGCTCGCCGCGCTCGTGTACGCCGCCGAGCAGGGCTGTGACGCCGCGAACATCAGTCTCGGCTATCCGGCGCCGTACATCGACCCCGAGGAGTATCCGGAACTGCTCGCCATCCGGGAGGCGTACCGGCGCGTCGCGGAGTACGCCCGCTCGCAGGAGATGGTCATCGTCAACTCGGCCGGCAACGACGCCCTCGACATGGACGCCGAGGGGGTCCTCAGCCTCCCGACGGAGGTCGAGGGCATCTTCGGCGTCTCGGCGACCGGCCCCATCGGGTACGGCTGGGGCGGTAAGCACAGCGACAACGAGGAGAAGTGGTTGACGGGCGACCGCCTCGACGAGGAACCGACGACGCCGGCGTTCTACACGAACTACGGCAGCGCCGTCGACGTGAGCGCCGGCGGCGGGAACGCCGACCTCGACGCACTCGACGGCGGCGTGGAGGGGGCGGAACGTGACCTCGTCTACTCGACGGTCAACACGGTCGAGGAGGACGGCTCCGTCACCGCCGGCTACGGCTGGAAGGCGGGCACCTCGATGGCCGCCCCGCAGGTGTCGGGCGCCGTCGCCCTCGTGCGGTCGCTGCGACCCGACGCCAGCGCCGAGGCGGTCGAACGTCTCATCCAGGAGACCGCGAGCGACGCCCCCGGTGGCGCCGAGTACCACGGCGCCGGCCACCTCGACCTGGAACGGCTGGTCGAGCGCGCCGCCTGA